From one Lycium ferocissimum isolate CSIRO_LF1 chromosome 7, AGI_CSIRO_Lferr_CH_V1, whole genome shotgun sequence genomic stretch:
- the LOC132064046 gene encoding glutathione S-transferase zeta class-like isoform X1: MKINPPLLLQIISRSYLKLVQPHNLPMYCFQSRRFSHTETPTTNSIITINNASSSAVPISTSSMESHNSQKATDSTPVSKIVLYSFWQSSCSWRVRFALNLKGLSYEYRAVNLGKGEQFTPEFDKLNPLHYVPVLVDGDVVISDSYAILLYLEEKYHQRPLLPVEPQLRALNLQAASIVSSNMQPLHMLSVLKYMEERVGPEEKQLWAKFHIQKGFVALEKLLAGSAGKYATGEEVYMADVFLAPQIAVATKRFNIEMSEFPTLRKIYDSCEALPEFQASLPERQPDAAL; this comes from the exons ATGAAGATTAATCCACCATTGTTATTGCAAATAATTAGCAGATCCTATCTTAAACTAGTTCAACCCCACAATTTGCCAATGTACTGTTTTCAAAGTAGACGTTTTTCTCACACTGAAACTCCAACTACCAACTCTATTATTACTATTAATAATGCTTCATCATCAGCTGTTCCCATTTCAACTTCATCCATGGAATCCCATAACTCTCAG AAGGCAACTGATTCAACACCTGTTTCAAAGATTGTGTTGTATTCTTTCTGGCAAAGTTCATGTTCTTGGAGAGTTCGCTTCGCCTTAAATCTCAAAG GGCTTTCTTATGAATATAGAGCAGTCAACCTTGGCAAAGGAGAACAGTTCACTCCAG AGTTTGATAAATTAAATCCTCTTCATTATGTTCCTGTGTTGGTTGATGGCGATGTGGTCATTTCGGACTCCTATGCAATTTTACTG TATTTGGAAGAGAAGTATCATCAGAGACCCCTGTTGCCAGTTGAACCTCAATTAAGAGCTCTCAATCTTCAG GCAGCAAGTATTGTCAGCTCTAATATGCAGCCACTTCACATGTTGTCAGTGCTG AAATACATGGAGGAAAGAGTTGGCCCCGAAGAGAAACAATTATGGGCAAAATTTCACATACAAAAAGGTTTTGTAG CTCTTGAAAAATTGCTGGCAGGATCTGCTGGGAAGTATGCTACAGGAGAAGAAGTATACATG GCTGATGTGTTTTTGGCCCCTCAAATTGCAGTGGCTACTAAAAGGTTTAACATTGAAATG TCTGAGTTTCCCACCTTAAGGAAGATATATGATTCTTGTGAGGCGTTACCAGAATTCCAAGCTTCTTTGCCAGAACGACAGCCTGATGCTGCCCTGTGA
- the LOC132064046 gene encoding glutathione S-transferase zeta class-like isoform X2, whose translation MKINPPLLLQIISRSYLKLVQPHNLPMYCFQSRRFSHTETPTTNSIITINNASSSAVPISTSSMESHNSQATDSTPVSKIVLYSFWQSSCSWRVRFALNLKGLSYEYRAVNLGKGEQFTPEFDKLNPLHYVPVLVDGDVVISDSYAILLYLEEKYHQRPLLPVEPQLRALNLQAASIVSSNMQPLHMLSVLKYMEERVGPEEKQLWAKFHIQKGFVALEKLLAGSAGKYATGEEVYMADVFLAPQIAVATKRFNIEMSEFPTLRKIYDSCEALPEFQASLPERQPDAAL comes from the exons ATGAAGATTAATCCACCATTGTTATTGCAAATAATTAGCAGATCCTATCTTAAACTAGTTCAACCCCACAATTTGCCAATGTACTGTTTTCAAAGTAGACGTTTTTCTCACACTGAAACTCCAACTACCAACTCTATTATTACTATTAATAATGCTTCATCATCAGCTGTTCCCATTTCAACTTCATCCATGGAATCCCATAACTCTCAG GCAACTGATTCAACACCTGTTTCAAAGATTGTGTTGTATTCTTTCTGGCAAAGTTCATGTTCTTGGAGAGTTCGCTTCGCCTTAAATCTCAAAG GGCTTTCTTATGAATATAGAGCAGTCAACCTTGGCAAAGGAGAACAGTTCACTCCAG AGTTTGATAAATTAAATCCTCTTCATTATGTTCCTGTGTTGGTTGATGGCGATGTGGTCATTTCGGACTCCTATGCAATTTTACTG TATTTGGAAGAGAAGTATCATCAGAGACCCCTGTTGCCAGTTGAACCTCAATTAAGAGCTCTCAATCTTCAG GCAGCAAGTATTGTCAGCTCTAATATGCAGCCACTTCACATGTTGTCAGTGCTG AAATACATGGAGGAAAGAGTTGGCCCCGAAGAGAAACAATTATGGGCAAAATTTCACATACAAAAAGGTTTTGTAG CTCTTGAAAAATTGCTGGCAGGATCTGCTGGGAAGTATGCTACAGGAGAAGAAGTATACATG GCTGATGTGTTTTTGGCCCCTCAAATTGCAGTGGCTACTAAAAGGTTTAACATTGAAATG TCTGAGTTTCCCACCTTAAGGAAGATATATGATTCTTGTGAGGCGTTACCAGAATTCCAAGCTTCTTTGCCAGAACGACAGCCTGATGCTGCCCTGTGA